Proteins encoded within one genomic window of Chiloscyllium punctatum isolate Juve2018m chromosome 7, sChiPun1.3, whole genome shotgun sequence:
- the btf3l4 gene encoding transcription factor BTF3 homolog 4 isoform X1: MIKDDGQVIHFNNPKVQASLSANTFAITGHAETKQITEMLPGILSQLGADSLTSLRKLAEQLPRQVLDNKTPKPEDIDEEDDDVPDLVENFDEASKNEAN, translated from the exons ATGATTAAGGATGATGGTCAGGTCATTCACTTCAATAATCCTAAAGTGCAGGCTTCATTATCTGCCAATACTTTTGCTATTACCGGCCATGCTGAGACAAAACAGATCACAGAAATGCTTCCGGGCATCCTGAGCCAGCTTGGAGCTGACAGTCTAACAAGTCTTAGAAAGTTAGCTGAACAGTTGCCTCGGCAAG TTTTGGATAATAAAACGCCCAAACCTGAAGACATTGATGAAGAAGATGATGACGTCCCAG ACCTTGTTGAAAATTTTGATGAAGCATCAAAGAATGAAGCCAACTAA